A portion of the Epinephelus moara isolate mb chromosome 4, YSFRI_EMoa_1.0, whole genome shotgun sequence genome contains these proteins:
- the si:ch211-168f7.5 gene encoding mucin-5AC, whose translation MAGRRGCVNSLWSGTERVRIGERLKATLAGVMELELLRCKHLEMVDAVLEDRAAEEPRAAEEEGSGTPESAASEAEHGSATSRRQQAPSPSDIAVLPCQSSPEDCGSNSGDGTVHSSSGRGSNSRWSTLSWDAPSDLLSPPTPDPSGMVHLDSDSRPSSGFYSVSGSSLSDSCYSVSSDAAQGGSAPLARPLKLWEQLPLSTDNTDILWSEAAVQQQQQQQQQQPALQSSQEDAEPTEETPASVQSDIEATGLSFLTDLCSGLGDSLIASLLQLLDATPSSSTSTSTLPQNPQLDPRYCTDLVSRRTKEVYPFPSPLHAVALQSPLFTSQSQEQSASPSPDGLQLDEPQESNTDPALPLHPHQPPAQASLTQLEQYISRLARQYHSRVNSSISDLPSAATPGQVRHRGLCTPGKSHGSTQSLSAFESRSTPSTLPGGSITPCKSLLGNSARISLSTTGKKATRNSINLGNLPSATGEDLNINLHLNLNLNLTPGLNSSQGLADNPKNGSCGALRSDFTSASTASATSLSTTTPTPALRARPRISTCPSSLSHRSSLEVTSASGPSPGFGSSNFCRSLDWSSGAPPETGPSAFGTNSGSAPGSQRSSLIQESSSSPKLSEDSPMVGEISRLSGLSRAVVVGLMEQGVELDIDCFQTDTAGEVRGHSKTHLTPQIDQSHDYTRLTDLNPQRPIQLSLSVTHSPQSQSSLTPPLSHSSSPIHPYQSIHIAPSHYSSHCHYQQTPSPSDLPSSTASSPASRPTARGRSPPRPLQPSPLGATPLTVFRRDAPFQCSLPRTNTRSSPLEHGGIQHRGGSLRQSGGGSGGSGGWKRAEGEGLYRGKHASHKLIRAATVSSYAKREDYSSVWAEEQEREQSAAHMPKKNSNKLWRGFEGRLWSKESESEREEMDRAEYGYGWRRNSVGSWRREHRRMKASTSSNDKRPKVENSPIFSKKRGKEDGERRSTSLRLSRRALFRSESQGLLVPRNHGEEPTRRAHWVSSLDVGQGGLSKDEGLRLLRAKEEDKRLSSTASLFNLSRSQSLEGSCHSLSPLSSPSFSPSPPPRAPLQRSRSLRDLGRRVFGSMRSLSLKRKPSKK comes from the exons ATGGCCGGCCGCCGCGGCTGCGTGAACTCGCTGTGGTCGGGCACCGAGCGCGTCCGCATCGGAGAGCGCCTCAAAGCGACCCTCGCCGGGGTgatggagctggagctgctcAGGTGCAAACACCTGGAGATGGTGGACGCCGTTCTGGAGGACCGAGCCGCTGAGGAGCCGCGGGCGGCGGAGGAGGAAGGGAGCGGGACCCCGGAGAGCGCCGCCTCGGAAGCGGAGCATGGCTCTGCGACATCCCGCAGGCAACAG gcTCCGTCTCCCTCAGACATTGCGGTGTTGCCCTGTCAGAGCAGCCCAGAGGACTGTGGCAGTAATTCAGGGGACGGGACGGTCCACTCCTCATCTGGCAGGGGGAGTAACTCACGCTGGTCCACTCTGTCCTGGGACGCCCCCTCTGACCTGCTCTCTCCCCCAACACCAGACCCCAGTGGTATGGTCCATCTGGACAGTGACTCCCGACCTAGttcag GTTTCTATTCAGTGAGCGGGAGCTCTCTGTCGGACTCCTGCTACTCTGTGTCCAGTGATGCTGCTCAGGGAGGATCGGCGCCACTGGCCAGACCTCTGAAGCTGTGGGAGCAGCTTCCTCTGTCGACTGACAACACTGACATCCTGTGGTCAGAGGctgcagtgcagcagcagcagcagcagcagcagcagcagcctgcacTGCAGAGCAGCCAGGAAGACGCTGAACCAACAGAAGAGACACCAGCTTCAG TCCAAAGTGACATCGAAGCGACTGGTCTGAGCTTCCTGACAGACCTCTGCTCAGGACTTGGTGACTCCCTGATTGCTTCCCTCCTCCAGCTTCTCGACGCCACCCCctcttcctccacttccacCTCCACCCTCCCTCAAAACCCCCAGCTGGACCCTCGCTACTGTACGGACCTGGTGTCCCGTCGGACCAAAGAGGTGTACCCCTTCCCCAGCCCCCTGCATGCTGTCGCCCTCCAGAGCCCCCTCTTTACCTCCCAGAGCCAGGAGCAATCAGCGTCTCCGAGCCCTGACGGTCTCCAACTAGATGAACCACAAGAATCCAACACTGATCCAGCTCTGCCTCTCCACCCTCACCAGCCCCCTGCCCAAGCTTCTCTCACCCAGCTGGAGCAGTACATCTCTCGACTGGCTCGCCAGTACCACAGTCGGGTAAACTCCTCCATCTCCGATCTCCCTTCAGCTGCCACCCCTGGTCAAGTCAGGCACAGAGGCCTTTGTACCCCTGGCAAAAGCCATGGTTCCACCCAGTCCCTTTCTGCCTTCGAGAGCCGCAGTACACCCTCCACCCTGCCGGGGGGCAGCATCACTCCCTGTAAGTCACTGCTGGGAAACTCTGCCAGAATCAGCCTCAGCACCACCGGGAAAAAAGCCACTAGGAATTCAATCAACCTGGGTAACCTTCCTTCAGCAACCGGAGAGGACTTGAACATAAACCTGCATCTCAACCTCAACTTGAACCTGACTCCAGGTTTGAATTCTAGCCAGGGACTGGCGGACAATCCCAAAAATGGCAGCTGTGGAGCTCTGAGGAGCGACTTCACTTCAGCTTCCACTGCTTCTGCTACATCACTCTCCACCACTACACCCACCCCAGCACTTAGGGCTCGCCCTCGCATTTCAACATGTCCAAGCAGCCTGAGCCACCGCAGCTCCCTGGAGGTCACTTCAGCGTCTGGACCCAGTCCTGGATTCGGGTCCTCTAACTTCTGTCGTTCATTAGACTGGAGCAGTGGTGCTCCACCTGAGACTGGACCGTCAGCGTTTGGTACAAATTCTGGATCGGCTCCTGGGTCTCAGCGCAGTAGCTTGATCCAAGAGTCCAGCTCCAGTCCCAAGCTAAGCGAAGATTCCCCCATGGTGGGGGAGATCTCCCGCCTTTCCGGCCTCTCTCGGGCTGTTGTGGTGGGACTGATGGAACAAGGTGTGGAGCTGGATATTGACTGCTTCCAAACAGATACTGCAGGCGAGGTGAGGGGTCACAGTAAAACCCACCTGACACCCCAGATAGATCAGTCGCATGACTATACTAGACTGACCGACCTGAATCCCCAGAGACCAATACAGCTGTCTCTTAGCGTCACCCATTCACCCCAGTCTCAGTCCAGCCTCAcccctcctctctcacactccaGCAGCCCCATACACCCTTATCAGTCCATCCATATTGCCCCTTCTCACTACTCCTCACACTGCCATTACCAGCAGACCCCTTCCCCATCCGATCTACCCTCTTCTACAGCCTCCTCCCCTGCCTCCCGCCCAACTGCCAGGGGTCGCTCCCCTCCCCGACCTCTCCAGCCATCTCCTCTGGGTGCCACACCGCTTACTGTTTTCCGACGGGATGCGCCCTTCCAGTGCTCCCTGCCTCGCACCAATACAAGGAGCTCTCCTTTGGAGCACGGCGGCATCCAACACAGGGGTGGATCACTTCGGCAGAGTGGGGGAGGAAGTGGGGGTAGCGGTGGTTGGAagagggcagagggggaggggcttTATAGAGGAAAGCACGCCTCCCACAAGTTGATCCGGGCAGCCACAGTTAGCAGCTATGCCAAGAGAGAGGACTATAGCTCCGTCTGGGCTGAGGAGCAGGAGAGGGAGCAGTCAGCAGCCCATATGCCCAAGAAGAACTCCAACAAGCTCTGGAGGGGCTTTGAGGGACGCCTTTGGAGCAAAGAGTCCGAAAGCGAAAGGGAGGAGATGGACAGAGCGGAGTATGGCTACGGATGGAGGAGGAACAGTGTtgggagctggaggagagagcatcGAAGGATGAAGGCTTCAACCAGCAGTAACGACAAGAGGCCGAAAGTAGAGAACTCCCCCATCTTCTCAAagaagagagggaaggaagACGGAGAGAGACGAAGTACGAGCCTCAGGCTTTCCAGAAGGGCTTTGTTCAGGAGCGAGTCTCAAGGCCTGCTGGTGCCTCGTAACCACGGCGAGGAGCCCACAAGGCGGGCACACTGGGTCTCCTCGTTAGATGTGGGGCAAGGTGGCCTCAGCAAAGACGAAGGCCTCAGACTGCtgagagcaaaggaggaagacAAACGCCTGTCCTCCACCGCCAGCCTCTTtaacctctctcgctctcagAGCCTGGAGGGCAGCTGCcactccctctcccctctctcctccccttcctTCTCTCCATCCCCTCCTCCGCGGGCACCCCTCCAGCGCTCTCGATCACTGAGGGACTTGGGGAGGAGAGTTTTTGGCTCCATGAGGTCCCTGAGTCTCAAACGGAAGCCATCCAAGAAGTGA
- the map1lc3cl gene encoding microtubule-associated proteins 1A/1B light chain 3C has translation MAPYEKSMEMMPFKQRKCLETRKDEVCSIRTKFPNKLPVIVERYIREKTLPLLDKTKFLVPFELTLGQFLCLLRNKIALESTQALFLLVAEKSMSCMSSSMGEVYSRHRDTDGFLYITYASQEMFGAPRPAARPPC, from the exons ATGGCTCCTTATGAGAAATCAATGGAAATGATGCCCTTTAAGCAAAGGAAATGCCTCG AAACAAGAAAAGATGAAGTGTGCAGCATTCGGACTAAATTCCCCAACAAACTGCCG gTGATTGTTGAGCGTTACATCCGTGAAAAGACTCTCCCCctgttggacaaaacaaagttCCTGGTTCCCTTCGAGCTCACCTTGGGTCAGTTCCTCTGCCTGCTCAG gAATAAGATTGCCTTGGAGTCCACCCAGGCTCTGTTCCTCCTGGTGGCAGAGAAGAGCATGTCCTGCATGTCCTCCAGCATGGGGGAGGTTTACTCCCGCCACAGGGACACCGACGGCTTCCTCTACATCACCTACGCCTCCCAGGAGATGTTCGGAGCACCTCGACCAGCAGCCAGGCCGCCCTGCTGA